In Grus americana isolate bGruAme1 chromosome 19, bGruAme1.mat, whole genome shotgun sequence, the following are encoded in one genomic region:
- the LOC129215097 gene encoding uncharacterized protein LOC129215097 isoform X1, with protein sequence MGTLLQYVDDLLAATTTEADCAQWTVGLLNFLGLSGYKVSQQKAQVIQQQVTYLGFEISGGQRELGKGQKEAIGHTPLPGTVKELRTFLASFLSGEISEPVVHDCLKTTEAVYSSRPNLKEEPLHDAEDSWYTDRSSFVKHGERQAGYAVTTTQKVIEAKSLPAQKAEIIALTRALELARGKKVNIWTDSKDAFGVVHAHGAIWKERGLLTAQGKYIKHAKEILNLLAAVNLPEKVAIMPCKGHQKGNTDQEIGSKLADSEARKTAEKGKVMAALIPDGKLQIPNSDLEPDKYSKEDKKLINDLEGNKGKDGWFYIPDG encoded by the exons ATGGGGACTTTAttacaatatgtggatgattTACTAGCGGCTACAACTACGGAGGCGGACTGTGCCCAATGGACAGTGGGCTTGTTAAATTTTCTAGGATTGAGTGGGTACAAAGTTTCCCAGCAAAAGGCCCAAGTGATTCAGCAACAAGTCACTTACCTTGGATTTGAGATCTCAGGAGGGCAAAGAGAACTCGGTAAAGGTCAAAAAGAAGCTATTGGCCACACGCCATTGCCGGGAACTGTGAAAGAACTTAGGACCTTTTTAG CTTCTTTCCTTAGCGGGGAAATCTCGGAGCCGGTGGTCCACGACTGTTTAAAAACAACGGAAGCCGTATATTCCAGCCGCCCCAATCTAAAAGAGGAGCCGCTCCATGATGCCGAGGACTCCTGGTATACAgacagaagcagctttgtgaaacacGGAGAACGCCAAGCGGGGTATGCTGTGACCACTACCCAAAAGGTAATCGAAGCAAAATCATTACCTGCACAAAAGGCTGAAATCATTGCCCTAACCCGAGCATTAGAGCTGGCAAGAGGGAAGAAGGTTAATATCTGGACAGATTCAAAGGATGCCTTTGGGGTTGTACATGCCCATGGTGCtatctggaaggaaagaggacttCTCACTGCtcaaggaaaatatattaaacatgcaaaagaaattctaaattTACTAGCAGCTgtaaatcttccagaaaaagtaGCTATTATGCCTTGTAAAGGACACCAAAAAGGTAACACCGACCAAGAGATTGGCAGTAAATTGGCAGACTCAGAAGCtagaaagacagcagaaaaaggtaaagtgaTGGCGGCCTTAATTCCAGACGGTAAACTTCAAATTCCAAATTCTGATTTAGAGCCAGATAAATAttccaaagaagataaaaaattaatcaatgaCTTAGAaggtaacaaaggaaaagatggatGGTTTTACATTCCAGATGGATGA
- the LOC129215097 gene encoding uncharacterized protein LOC129215097 isoform X2: protein MGTLLQYVDDLLAATTTEADCAQWTVGLLNFLGLSGYKVSQQKAQVIQQQVTYLGFEISGGQRELGKGQKEAIGHTPLPGTVKELRTFLASFLSGEISEPVVHDCLKTTEAVYSSRPNLKEEPLHDAEDSWYTDRSSFVKHGERQAGYAVTTTQKNFAGKPLEEKWNGLFQVLLTTFTTIKIKEQPAWIHYSRIKKAPASWTVESQSSLQIKIERTL, encoded by the exons ATGGGGACTTTAttacaatatgtggatgattTACTAGCGGCTACAACTACGGAGGCGGACTGTGCCCAATGGACAGTGGGCTTGTTAAATTTTCTAGGATTGAGTGGGTACAAAGTTTCCCAGCAAAAGGCCCAAGTGATTCAGCAACAAGTCACTTACCTTGGATTTGAGATCTCAGGAGGGCAAAGAGAACTCGGTAAAGGTCAAAAAGAAGCTATTGGCCACACGCCATTGCCGGGAACTGTGAAAGAACTTAGGACCTTTTTAG CTTCTTTCCTTAGCGGGGAAATCTCGGAGCCGGTGGTCCACGACTGTTTAAAAACAACGGAAGCCGTATATTCCAGCCGCCCCAATCTAAAAGAGGAGCCGCTCCATGATGCCGAGGACTCCTGGTATACAgacagaagcagctttgtgaaacacGGAGAACGCCAAGCGGGGTATGCTGTGACCACTACCCAAAAG AATTTCGCAGGTAAACCGTTGGAAGAGAAGTGGAATGGACTGTTTCAAGTGCTGTTAACAACCTTCACTACAATCAAGATCAAAGAGCAGCCCGCGTGGATTCATTATTCAAGGATCAAGAAGGCCCCTGCATCATGGACTGTGGAATCACAATCATCCCTTCagataaaaatagaaaggacATTATGA